A genome region from Physeter macrocephalus isolate SW-GA chromosome 4, ASM283717v5, whole genome shotgun sequence includes the following:
- the C4H1orf115 gene encoding LOW QUALITY PROTEIN: required for drug-induced death protein 1 (The sequence of the model RefSeq protein was modified relative to this genomic sequence to represent the inferred CDS: deleted 1 base in 1 codon), with translation MLAAGPDHQKARPGWSRRHPGPSARGRCDPKFPIHLPPQPPAPSGLGRAGPGWARAGGGGGGAGWAQRLVSSCTDLSRRARGTMTVGARLRSKAASSLPRCRPLARGRGRTEGDEEAAAILEHLESGAEAAESGASAQRPGSRGARRVHLAVLPERYEPLEEPAPGEKPKKRYRQKLKKYGKNVGKVITKGCRYIVVGLQGFAAAYSAPFGVATSVVSFVR, from the exons ATGCTGGCGGCTGGGCCCGACCACCAGAAAGCCAGGCCTGGGTGGAGCCGCCGCCAT CCGGGCCCTAGCGCCAGGGGGCGCTGCGATCCCAAGTTTCCCATCCACCTCCCCCCGCAGCCCCCCGCCCCGTCCGGGCTGGGCCGGGCTGGGCCGGGCTGGGCCAGGGCGGGCGGCGGGGGTGGAGGCGCAGGCTGGGCGCAGAGGTTGGTGTCTTCGTGCACTGACCTCAGCCGGAGGGCCCGCGGCACCATGACGGTGGGAGCCAGGCTCCGAAGCAAGGCGGCGAGCAGTCTCCCGCGCTGCAGGCCCCTCGCCCGGGGGCGAGGGCGGACGGAGGGGGACGAGGAGGCGGCTGCTATCCTGGAGCATCTGGAGAGCGGGGCCGAGGCGGCGGAGAGCGGGGCGAGCGCGCAGCGTCCGGGGAGCCGGGGCGCGCGGAGGGTGCACCTCGCGGTCCTCCCCGAGCGCTACGAGCCGCTGGAGGAGCCGGCGCCGGGCGAGAAGCCCAAGAAGAGGTACCGGCAGAAGCTGAAGAAGTACGGCAAG AACGTTGGGAAGGTTATCACCAAAGGATGCCGCTACATCGTGGTCGGCCTGCAGGGATTCGCTGCTGCCTACTCCGCCCCGTTCGGAGTGGCCACCAGTGTGGTGTCGTTTGTCCGCTAG